A genome region from Planctomycetota bacterium includes the following:
- a CDS encoding FkbM family methyltransferase — protein sequence MQPVEVGTMEGPLRLLCEKGIRYSTVIDVGCADGSFFLTYFAKKYLPGAVPFNIDANALYRESLKAIQDVVGGHYRICAATDHEGEIELTTSVNPYWSSLRPEGDAYWQRINQLSATKTKVPATTLDTLRRQLGLKPPFLLKLDVQGAEESVLRGATGVLQETHLVICEADLDDFQNINKILTESGFVLYDATHLTRLQDGSLGWFYPVYINRKLDALRPKNFWDTTQNASMIQQQQMRRQKVLKMNAEILQWIREQKASATGERAAPASSAVGRNDPCPCGSGRKYKQCCGANA from the coding sequence ATGCAGCCGGTTGAAGTCGGCACGATGGAGGGGCCCTTGCGGCTTCTATGTGAAAAGGGCATCCGCTATTCCACCGTCATCGATGTCGGTTGCGCCGACGGCTCTTTCTTCCTCACCTACTTCGCGAAAAAGTACCTGCCCGGCGCGGTGCCGTTCAACATCGACGCGAATGCGCTCTACCGTGAATCCCTGAAGGCGATCCAGGATGTCGTTGGCGGTCATTACCGCATCTGCGCGGCGACCGACCATGAGGGCGAAATCGAACTGACGACCTCCGTCAATCCCTACTGGTCCTCGCTGCGGCCGGAGGGCGACGCCTATTGGCAGCGGATCAACCAGCTCAGCGCCACCAAGACGAAAGTCCCGGCGACCACTCTCGATACGTTGCGCCGGCAGCTCGGATTGAAGCCGCCGTTCCTGCTCAAGCTTGACGTTCAGGGCGCGGAAGAGAGCGTGCTGCGCGGCGCGACCGGAGTGCTGCAGGAGACGCATCTGGTCATCTGCGAAGCCGATCTCGACGATTTCCAGAACATCAACAAGATTCTGACCGAGAGCGGCTTCGTGCTTTACGACGCGACGCATCTCACCCGGCTGCAGGACGGCTCGCTTGGTTGGTTTTACCCGGTGTACATCAATCGCAAGCTGGACGCCCTCCGGCCGAAAAATTTCTGGGACACCACCCAGAATGCGTCGATGATTCAGCAACAGCAAATGCGGCGGCAGAAGGTCTTGAAAATGAACGCGGAAATCCTGCAGTGGATCCGGGAGCAGAAGGCATCCGCCACCGGCGAAAGAGCGGCTCCGGCGTCATCCGCGGTGGGAAGGAATGACCCATGTCCCTGCGGGTCGGGCCGCAAGTACAAGCAGTGCTGCGGTGCCAATGCCTGA
- a CDS encoding EAL domain-containing protein has protein sequence MHPKQILLVSGADPARATCIACLQEIEAATITPVDESRAVALAGSTQAECIVLVDGPDCDARSLLLKVRGMPSLTQTMVVAVAETPLLTTLASRGADATIATDAVPNSLRQVVEGVLRRREQWRDAAPSVAGKSILSQRLQDAIDAGELGSLLLLRFDQFANVSTALHTLGVAGSALHAELERSLRNRLTPLMPAGAWMSALSEETFVIAMPPGTPEADAVADRMVQSAREPLVLAERDIRLRVHAGWCPVDVREPADAATILGRAELADGEARSGAVPSAMRWSAAMESRLLNDLQLASAIQHAVERAEFQLMFQPQVGMVRGDVYGAEALIRWTLPTGLRIPPGRFVALAEECGLMDSITLWSLREACRQAAAWEQAGLHLRIAVNIAANQLANPRFVDAVRGALAESGVLAGQLAMEISEAAILSNPRAFGGPLKTLRNLGVTLCVDDFGVGVATLANLRTLPVSELKMDRSFIRTLPGTAQDRSVVQTMISLGRQLQLRMVAVGVESLAQWAWLKENGCDAAQGWLIGKATAGDGIPELVGKIRRDTPAGSAPRGERSELRR, from the coding sequence TTGCACCCGAAGCAGATACTTCTGGTTTCTGGCGCGGATCCGGCCCGTGCGACGTGCATCGCGTGCCTGCAAGAGATCGAAGCGGCCACCATCACACCCGTGGACGAATCGCGCGCCGTGGCGCTCGCAGGTTCGACGCAAGCCGAGTGCATCGTGCTTGTGGATGGCCCCGACTGTGACGCCCGTTCCCTGCTCCTGAAAGTGCGCGGCATGCCGTCGCTGACGCAAACCATGGTGGTGGCCGTTGCGGAAACTCCGCTGCTAACGACGCTGGCTTCCCGCGGAGCAGACGCCACCATCGCGACGGACGCCGTGCCGAACTCACTCCGGCAGGTGGTGGAAGGCGTCCTGCGCCGTCGCGAGCAGTGGCGCGATGCGGCACCCAGCGTGGCGGGCAAGAGCATCCTGTCGCAGCGCCTCCAGGATGCGATCGACGCCGGTGAACTGGGCAGCCTTCTGCTGCTGCGATTCGACCAGTTCGCCAATGTCTCCACGGCGCTGCATACCCTGGGAGTCGCGGGCAGCGCCCTGCATGCCGAGCTTGAGCGATCGCTCCGGAACCGGCTCACGCCGCTGATGCCCGCCGGCGCCTGGATGTCCGCCCTGAGCGAGGAAACGTTCGTGATCGCCATGCCGCCTGGCACGCCGGAGGCCGACGCAGTGGCGGACCGCATGGTGCAGTCGGCGCGGGAGCCGCTGGTCCTGGCCGAGCGGGACATTCGCCTGCGCGTCCACGCGGGCTGGTGTCCGGTCGATGTCCGCGAGCCGGCGGATGCCGCCACGATCCTGGGGCGCGCCGAATTGGCGGACGGCGAAGCGCGCAGCGGCGCCGTTCCCAGCGCGATGCGATGGTCCGCCGCGATGGAGTCGCGTCTGCTGAACGATCTGCAGCTGGCCAGCGCCATACAGCACGCCGTCGAGCGAGCGGAGTTTCAGCTGATGTTCCAGCCTCAGGTCGGGATGGTGCGGGGCGATGTGTATGGCGCGGAGGCGCTGATTCGCTGGACCCTGCCGACGGGACTGCGAATTCCCCCGGGCCGGTTCGTCGCGCTCGCCGAGGAGTGCGGCCTGATGGACTCCATCACCCTGTGGTCACTCCGCGAAGCCTGCCGCCAAGCTGCCGCCTGGGAGCAGGCCGGCCTGCATCTTCGCATCGCGGTGAACATTGCCGCCAATCAACTCGCCAACCCTCGCTTCGTCGATGCAGTGCGAGGAGCGCTCGCCGAGAGCGGAGTACTCGCCGGCCAGCTGGCGATGGAAATCTCCGAGGCCGCCATCCTGTCGAATCCGCGTGCCTTTGGCGGGCCGCTGAAAACCCTGCGCAACCTGGGAGTGACTCTCTGCGTGGATGACTTCGGTGTGGGCGTGGCGACGCTGGCCAATCTGCGGACGCTGCCGGTGTCGGAATTGAAAATGGACCGCAGCTTCATCCGAACGCTGCCGGGCACGGCGCAGGATCGCTCGGTGGTACAGACCATGATTTCGCTGGGGCGCCAGCTTCAGCTTCGCATGGTCGCCGTCGGGGTGGAGAGCCTGGCGCAGTGGGCCTGGCTGAAGGAGAATGGCTGCGACGCGGCGCAGGGCTGGCTGATCGGAAAAGCGACGGCCGGCGACGGGATCCCTGAGCTGGTCGGGAAAATCAGGCGCGACACTCCCGCCGGGTCAGCGCCGCGCGGGGAGCGCTCCGAACTCAGGCGCTGA
- a CDS encoding iron-sulfur cluster assembly accessory protein: MPVIVTETAAREIDSIIRQQGLDPAKIHLRVGVKGGGCSGFSYLLDLSEIRKDNDELWEISYTRRPEAQAKNGNGAGSVATATAPESFTVKVICDPKSYLYVNGTTIDFKDEVMGRGFVFNNPNATTTCGCGSSFSA, translated from the coding sequence ATGCCCGTCATCGTCACCGAAACCGCAGCCCGTGAAATTGATTCGATCATCCGTCAGCAGGGTCTCGATCCTGCCAAGATCCATCTTCGAGTTGGAGTGAAAGGTGGCGGATGCAGCGGATTCAGCTATCTGCTCGATCTCTCCGAGATCCGCAAGGACAATGACGAACTGTGGGAGATCTCCTACACGCGACGACCGGAAGCGCAAGCCAAGAACGGAAATGGTGCGGGCTCGGTGGCCACCGCGACCGCGCCGGAATCCTTCACAGTGAAAGTCATCTGCGACCCGAAGTCGTACCTGTATGTCAACGGCACCACCATTGATTTCAAGGACGAGGTGATGGGAAGGGGATTCGTCTTCAACAATCCCAACGCGACCACGACCTGCGGATGCGGGTCGAGCTTCAGCGCCTGA
- the iscU gene encoding Fe-S cluster assembly scaffold IscU, with the protein MAYSAKVIDHYQNPHNVGSFGSSKEVLARKDVGVGIVGAPECGDVMQLHIQVSDQGLIKDAKFKCFGCGSAIASSSLATEWIKGKTVDEALAIKNTQIVEELSLPPVKIHCSVLAEDSIRAAIEDWKKKNGRATETAAPQAAKTH; encoded by the coding sequence ATGGCTTACAGCGCAAAAGTGATCGATCATTACCAGAACCCGCACAACGTGGGCTCGTTCGGCAGCAGCAAGGAAGTGCTCGCCCGCAAGGACGTCGGGGTGGGCATCGTGGGCGCGCCGGAATGCGGCGACGTCATGCAGTTGCACATCCAGGTCAGCGACCAGGGCCTGATCAAGGACGCCAAGTTCAAGTGCTTCGGGTGCGGCTCGGCGATCGCCTCAAGCTCGCTGGCCACCGAATGGATCAAGGGCAAAACGGTCGATGAAGCTTTGGCGATCAAGAACACCCAGATCGTCGAGGAGCTCAGCTTGCCCCCCGTGAAGATCCACTGCAGCGTGCTCGCCGAGGATTCCATCCGCGCGGCGATCGAGGATTGGAAGAAGAAGAACGGCCGCGCGACCGAAACCGCCGCGCCGCAGGCCGCGAAGACCCACTGA
- a CDS encoding IscS subfamily cysteine desulfurase: MTNPRPLYLDNAATTRCDPRVVEAMLPYFSECFGNPGSRNHAYGWEAEDAVEKAREQAAALIGANSKEIIFTSGATESNNLAIKGAAHMYAKAPEGQTGRGHIVTAQHEHKAVLDPCKRLQKEGFDVTFIEPPADGVITAAMVEKALRPDTILVSIMWANNEIGTINEVPAIGKLCHEREIIFHTDATQWAGKMPTDVERDNIDLLSWSGHKIYGPKGVGALYVRRRKPRVRLEAIVDGGGQERGMRSGTLNVSGIAGFGKACELCQQDMQSEGQRLLKFRTKLETELAKNIEVTQVNGHATKRLPNITNISFGFVEGESLLMGIKDIACSSGSACTSASLEPSYVLKSLGVGDELAHSSLRLSMSRWTTEQEIDYTIASITKAVNHLRKMSPLYDLYKEGVDISKIQWQTH; the protein is encoded by the coding sequence ATGACCAACCCACGACCCCTCTACCTCGACAACGCGGCCACCACACGATGCGATCCTCGCGTGGTGGAGGCGATGCTTCCCTATTTCTCCGAGTGCTTCGGGAATCCCGGCAGCCGCAACCACGCCTATGGGTGGGAGGCCGAGGATGCCGTGGAAAAGGCCCGCGAGCAGGCCGCGGCGCTGATCGGCGCCAACTCGAAGGAGATCATCTTCACCAGCGGCGCCACCGAGAGCAACAACCTGGCGATCAAGGGCGCGGCGCACATGTACGCCAAGGCCCCTGAGGGACAGACCGGACGCGGCCACATCGTCACGGCGCAGCATGAGCACAAGGCCGTGCTCGATCCCTGCAAGCGTCTTCAGAAGGAGGGCTTCGATGTCACCTTCATCGAGCCCCCGGCCGACGGCGTGATCACCGCCGCGATGGTGGAGAAGGCCCTGCGGCCCGACACCATCCTGGTCTCCATCATGTGGGCCAACAACGAGATTGGCACCATCAACGAGGTGCCCGCGATCGGCAAGCTCTGCCACGAGCGCGAGATCATCTTCCACACTGACGCGACGCAGTGGGCCGGCAAGATGCCGACCGATGTCGAGCGTGACAACATCGACCTGCTCTCCTGGAGCGGCCACAAGATCTACGGACCCAAGGGCGTGGGCGCCCTGTATGTGCGCCGCCGCAAGCCGCGCGTCCGACTCGAGGCCATCGTGGACGGCGGCGGCCAGGAGCGCGGCATGCGCAGCGGCACGCTCAACGTCAGCGGCATCGCCGGCTTCGGCAAGGCCTGCGAACTCTGCCAGCAGGACATGCAGTCGGAGGGGCAGCGCCTGCTCAAGTTCCGCACCAAACTGGAGACCGAGCTCGCCAAGAACATCGAGGTCACCCAGGTCAACGGCCACGCGACCAAGCGGCTGCCCAACATCACCAACATCTCCTTCGGCTTCGTCGAGGGCGAGAGCCTGCTCATGGGCATCAAGGACATCGCCTGCTCCTCCGGCTCGGCCTGCACCAGCGCCAGCCTCGAGCCCAGCTACGTGCTCAAGAGCCTGGGCGTCGGCGACGAGCTTGCCCACAGCAGCCTGCGCCTGAGCATGAGCCGCTGGACCACCGAGCAGGAGATCGACTACACCATCGCGTCGATCACCAAGGCGGTGAATCATCTGCGAAAAATGAGCCCGCTCTACGACTTGTACAAAGAGGGCGTCGACATCAGCAAAATCCAGTGGCAGACCCACTGA
- the panC gene encoding pantoate--beta-alanine ligase produces the protein MRIVEHARSLEPFHRGALVPTMGALHAGHASLVERAAASRLPVVVTIFVNPTQFAPGEDFARYPRTLEADQELCRKAGAHAIFIPAVEELYPHGVAAAGAEAAAMVLPDVATRPGLEDAHRPAHFAGVLQIVAKLFDLCRPVAAYFGEKDFQQLRAVQEMVRLASGRWPDLAVHACPTIREPDGLAMSSRNRYLKPVQRKSALGLSKALGAADAMAQSGGDPAAVEGEMRRVLQGHGLVIDYAAVRSSETLLPLKEIRRGSRALVAARLEGVRLIDNAAIDPGG, from the coding sequence ATGCGCATAGTGGAGCACGCCCGGTCGCTCGAGCCCTTCCACCGCGGCGCGCTGGTTCCCACCATGGGCGCCCTGCACGCGGGCCATGCCTCGCTCGTCGAGCGCGCGGCGGCCTCAAGGCTCCCCGTGGTCGTGACAATCTTTGTGAATCCGACGCAGTTCGCACCGGGCGAGGACTTCGCCCGTTACCCGCGCACGCTCGAGGCCGACCAGGAACTTTGCCGCAAGGCGGGGGCGCACGCCATCTTCATCCCCGCGGTCGAGGAGCTCTATCCGCATGGAGTCGCGGCGGCCGGCGCCGAGGCGGCGGCGATGGTGCTGCCCGATGTGGCGACCCGGCCCGGGCTCGAAGACGCCCACCGCCCGGCGCATTTCGCGGGGGTGCTGCAGATCGTTGCCAAGCTCTTTGACCTCTGCCGGCCGGTCGCGGCCTACTTCGGCGAGAAAGATTTTCAGCAGCTCCGTGCGGTTCAGGAGATGGTTCGGCTTGCCAGCGGTCGATGGCCGGATCTTGCGGTTCACGCCTGTCCCACCATCCGCGAACCCGACGGCCTGGCCATGAGCAGCCGCAATCGCTATTTGAAGCCGGTCCAGCGCAAAAGCGCGCTGGGCTTGTCAAAAGCCTTGGGCGCGGCGGACGCGATGGCGCAATCCGGGGGCGATCCCGCGGCAGTTGAGGGTGAGATGCGGCGCGTCCTGCAGGGCCACGGTCTGGTCATTGACTACGCGGCGGTTCGCTCCTCCGAGACGCTGCTGCCCTTGAAGGAAATCCGTCGCGGCAGCCGCGCGCTGGTGGCCGCGCGACTCGAGGGCGTCCGGTTGATCGACAACGCCGCTATCGATCCCGGCGGATGA